The Streptomyces sp. B3I8 nucleotide sequence GGTTACCCCCCTGTGGGCGGCGCCCGGGACCCCGCCCCCTGGACAGGATATGAGGTTAGGCTAACCTACCTTCGAACTCGCCCGGCGGGTGAACCCCGCCCCGTTCGAAAGTAGCCACGCCATGCCCAACGCCCGTGCCCTCCGCCCCTCCCGCCGCGGCATCCTCGCCGCCGGCGGCGCCCTCGGCCTCGGCGCCGTGCTCGCGGCCTGCGGTGACGACAACGGGAAGAGCGGCGGCTCGGGCGACTCCTCCGCGGCGGGCACGAAGGGTCCCTGGAGCTTCAAGGACGACCGCGGCAAGACCTCCGAGGCCGACAAGGTCCCCTCGAACATCGTCGCGTTCGTCGGTGTGGCCGCCGCGCTGCACGACTACGGCGTGCCGGTGAAGGGCGTCTTCGGGCCGACGAAGACCAAGGACGGCAAGGCCGACGTCCAGGCCGGCGACATGGACGTCAGCAAGGTGACCGTCCTCGGCAACGAGTGGGGCCAGTTCAACATCGAGAAGTACGCGGCCCTCGCCCCGGACCTCCTCGTCTCCACCATGTTCGACGCCACGGGCACCCTCTGGTACGTCCCCGAGGAGTCGAAGAAGAAGGTCGAGGCCGTCGGCGCGCCGAGCGTGGGCGTCTCCGTCTACGACCGGCAGATGCCCGAGCCGCTCCAGCGGATGCTGGCGCTCGCCAAGACGCTCGGCGCGGACACCGGCTCCAGCGAGATCGCCGCCGCGAAGAAGCGGTTCGAGGACGCCGCGGCCCGGCTGCGCGCCGCCGCCAAGGCCCACCCCGACATCAAGGTCATGGCCGGTTCCGCGAGCCAGGACATCTTCTACGTCTCCGGCACCGATCTGTCCATCGATCTGGAGTACTTCAAGTCCCTCGGGGTCAACTTCGTCGAGCCGGCCGAGGCCGCCAAGAAGGCGAGCGGCGGCTGGTTCGAGAACCTGAGCTGGGAGAACGTCGACAAGCACCCGGCCGACATCATCATGATGGACAACCGGACCTCCGCGATCCAGCCGGCGGACATCACCGAGGCGACGTGGAAGAAGCTGCCGGCCGTGAAGGCGGGTCAGGTCGTCCCGCGCAACCCGGAGCCGATCCTGTCCTACGGCAAGTGCGCGCCGCTCCTGGAGGACCTCGCCAAGGCGATCGAGGGCGCGAAGAAGGTGAGCTGAGCGCTCTCCCGGACCACGGAGGCGGGCGCGGCCGGCATCGGCGCGGACAGCGACAGGACGCGCCCCCGCAGCCCTCAGCCGGTGCCTCACCCCGCGTCCCCACCGGCGCGATCGTCGCCACGTCCGCCATAGATCCAGACGCTCAACTTAGGTTAGGCTAACCT carries:
- a CDS encoding ABC transporter substrate-binding protein, with product MPNARALRPSRRGILAAGGALGLGAVLAACGDDNGKSGGSGDSSAAGTKGPWSFKDDRGKTSEADKVPSNIVAFVGVAAALHDYGVPVKGVFGPTKTKDGKADVQAGDMDVSKVTVLGNEWGQFNIEKYAALAPDLLVSTMFDATGTLWYVPEESKKKVEAVGAPSVGVSVYDRQMPEPLQRMLALAKTLGADTGSSEIAAAKKRFEDAAARLRAAAKAHPDIKVMAGSASQDIFYVSGTDLSIDLEYFKSLGVNFVEPAEAAKKASGGWFENLSWENVDKHPADIIMMDNRTSAIQPADITEATWKKLPAVKAGQVVPRNPEPILSYGKCAPLLEDLAKAIEGAKKVS